A genomic window from Colletotrichum destructivum chromosome 7, complete sequence includes:
- a CDS encoding Putative cyclin → MTSLNGYLVPINTLVLGGLGTEVLDLRADGHPKLIRVLYRQDRSVIPPRLRLLVVPHPEWQTWSVHSAGQVDWHTADAAPAPFTHPTATLKEIYEGVLKHWGRDVSEATRTQIELLAPNHILDLPLDGDAAFFDDYSWITTPFRSAPYSIENAGDKDDSSTRSDGKIDHVNEADSDIQGLLWEHTYKTPCIGPDETVASESDGCDGDITMAPSGPKAQQNAAATNSSTPAPASEPAAPKGPHPGHIQVACQYTSEQRLRRMLRDNKSDPAREDNYRLQGVQLIDNVRSMLRVPIKTFDTACVYYHWFRLSFRDAEYNYQDAAVAALFLACKVEDTIKKSKEILCAAYNIKNPDHPTTQDDKMFEQPSKIIIGLERLVLETVGFDFRCRYPQSALFKVTKKIMGTNSKNLFSLAMDMSVDLYRTFAPIKQTSYAMALGLLELSARLLGEGVDKIEQINYADFHTTRQNVVETVLDLLDLYTQHGKSTKLGNRFDLNKFIEVKIIINNEVDNNPHLVRYAHWCTNCDGGEDENLSNGVSVLKNISFFGSNSAKRNGRNQDGTMRFVFDPEQARQERKEVESYFRDEYEEYEVEVEVPIEPERPNHNNPRDKRHDGGGGWGGSNHHRRNRGKGRGYY, encoded by the exons ATGACCTCCCTCAACGGCTACCTGGTGCCTATCAACACCTTGGTTCTCGGGGGCTTGGGTACCGAGGTTCTGGACCTCCGCGCGGATGGCCATCCCAAGCTAATCCGGGTCTTGTACCGGCAGGACCGTTCGGTCATCCCGccccggctccggctcctGGTGGTGCCCCACCCCGAGTGGCAAACGTGGTCCGTGCACAGTGCAGGCCAGGTTGACTGGCACACGGCAGACGCAGCTCCAGCACCTTTCACGCACCCCACCGCGACCTTGAAGGAAATCTACGAGGGCGTTTTAAAGCATTGGGGACGCGACGTCTCAGAGGCGACGCGCACGCAGATTGAACTCCTTGCGCCCAACCACATCCTCGATTTACCTCTGGACGGAGACGCCGCTTTCTTCGACGATTACAGCTGGATCACGACTCCTTTCCGTTCCGCTCCGTACTCGATCGAAAACgccggcgacaaggacgacagcagcaccagaagcgacggcaagatcgaCCACGTGAACGAGGCCGACAGCGACATTCAGGGCTTGCTTTGGGAGCATACTTACAAGACGCCCTGTATCGGTCCGGACGAGACCGTAGCTAGCGAGTCTGACGGCTGCGACGGCGACATCACGATGGCTCCTTCCGGCCCCAAGGCGCAGCAGAATGCTGCCGCTACGAACAGCTCGACACCGGCGCCTGCCTCCGAGCCTGCCGCTCCGAAAGGACCGCACCCTGGCCACATCCAGGTGGCTTGCCAGTACACCAGCGAGCAGAGATTGAGGCGCATGCTGCGAGACAACAAGAGTGATCCAGCTAGGGAGGATAACTACCGTCTCCAGGGAGTGCAGCTCATAGATAATGTCCGAAGCATGCTGCGCGT CCCCATCAAGACCTTCGACACCGCCTGTGTCTACTATCACTGGTTCAGACTCTCGTTCCGCGATGCCGAGTACAACTAccaggatgccgccgtgGCTGCGCTCTTCCTTGCTTGCAAGGTGGAAGACACCATCAAGAAGTCTAAGGAGATCCTGTGTGCTGCGTACAACATTAAGAATCCCGACCACCCCACAACCCAGGACGACAAG ATGTTCGAACAGCCCTCCAAGATCATCATCGGCCTGGAACGCCTGGTTCTTGAGACCGTTGGCTTCGACTTCCGCTGCCGCTACCCTCAGTCTGCCCTGTTCAAGGTCACGAAGAAGATCATGGGCACCAACTCGAAGAACCTCTTCTCCCTTGCGATGGATATGAGTGTGGACCTGTACAGGACCTTCGCCCCGATCAAGCAAACCAGTTACGCCATGGCCTTGGGTTTGCTCGAGCTGTCCGCTCGGCTCCTCGGTGAAGGCGTGGACAAGATCGAACAGATCAACTACGCCGACTTCCACACAACTCGCCAGAACGTCGTCGAGACCGTACTCGACCTGCTTGACCTCTACACGCAGCACGGCAAGTCCACCAAGCTCGGCAACCGGTTCGACCTGAACAAGTTCATCGAGGTCAAGATCATCATTAACAATGAGGTCGACAATAACCCGCATCTCGTTCGATACGCCCACTGGTGCACCAactgcgacggcggcgaggacgagaacctGTCCAACGGTGTCTCGGTCCTCAAGAACATTTCGTTCTTTGGTAGCAACAGTGCTAAGCGCAATGGACGCAACCAGGACGGCACAATGcgcttcgtcttcgatcCAGAGCAGGCCCGCCAGGAGCGCAAGGAGGTAGAGTCTTACTTCCGCGACGAATAcgaggagtacgaggtcgaggtcgaggtcccCATCGAGCCCGAGCGCCCCAACCACAACAACCCCCGTGACAAgcgccacgacggcggcggcggctggggcggtTCGAATCACCATCGACGCAACCGCGGCAAGGGCCGTGGCTACTACTGA
- a CDS encoding Putative Zinc finger C2H2-type: MEQELTDLRYSDGGSRTQCSFIDLLTEIGLGDFGSNPPQPLPLQTESYDTGQLSHESTSWTSFQQFYGLSAEHTDNPSSVSDFPIDAIQRCGLVDHGVLNHFSGQHSQSTGSISQYHHGHEHDWVDTRSWPCLPGLDDAALIPWSQCYERGLQALNQSVDRWPITSSFSSPVFGSPYEFQRQNPVVLKPHQAANDLAHLPFKPTTQLTDRGSFDTQLYSHGFHGSSALGYPDFGGSSQHHILSLSGGPVESLGIRPLVAGTCVNIQAGHRDEILVDNITANGTNALASLVIADTGQSSEKSTPNSIGSSPGPDMLDCPPCGRFQGDVRRLRFVTVPIVHWQQMETLIFHREHMCCHMKPHICDVCGCGRRFSTSRDLERHQESAHRKSTLECHICFRKFGGKRADNLQRHLQTKHSLEAMYEGPLPFGPL; the protein is encoded by the exons ATGGAGCAAGAGCTAACCGACCTGCGTTACAGTGACGGTGGCAGCCGCACACAATGTTCTTTTATAGATCTCTTGACAGAAATCGG CCTCGGTGACTTTGGATCGAACCCACCTcaacccctccctctccagACCGAGTCTTACGACACTGGCCAGCTGTCACACGAGTCGACCAGTTGGACTTCCTTCCAACAGTTCTATGGTCTGAGTGCCGAGCACACCGACAACCCATCCTCAGTGTCGGACTTCCCCATCGATGCCATCCAGAGGTGCGGTCTTGTGGATCATGGCGTGCTGAACCATTTCAGTGGTCAGCATAGCCAAAGCACTGGAAGCATCTCCCAATACCACCATGGTCATGAACATGATTGGGTTGACACAAGATCATGGCCCTGCCTCCCAGGTCTTGACGATGCTGCCCTTATACCGTGGTCCCAGTGTTACGAGCGAGGCTTACAAGCCCTCAACCAGTCTGTCGACCGATGGCCTATTACTTCAAGCTTCAGTTCCCCTGTGTTCGGCTCTCCCTACGAATTTCAGCGACAGAACCCCGTCGTTCTTAAACCGCATCAAGCCGCAAATGATCTTGCCCACTTGCCATTCAAACCAACCACTCAGTTAACAGATCGGGGTTCCTTCGATACACAGCTCTACAGCCATGGATTCCATGGATCGAGCGCTTTGGGATATCCAGATTTCGGCGGTTCTTCTCAACACCATATATTGTCTTTATCTGGTGGCCCGGTCGAAAGCCTTGGTATTCGGCCCTTGGTTGCTGGCACTTGTGTCAATATTCAAGCCGGTCACAGGGACGAGATACTCGTCGACAACATAACAGCCAACGGAACAAACGCCTTGGCTTCTCTTGTGATTGCTGATACTGGGCAAAGTAGCGAAAAGTCGACGCCCAACTCTATCGGCTCATCGCCAGGTCCCGATATGCTCGACTGCCCACCATGTGGTCGTTTCCAAGGAGATGTGAGAAGGCTAAGGTTCGTCACGGTCCCGATTGTTCATTGGCAACAAATGGAAACGTTAATCTTCCACAGGGAGCACATGTGTTGCCACATGAAGCCGCATATCTGCGACGTTTGCGGGTGTGGCCGGCGGTTCAGCACGTCGAGAGACCTTGAGCGCCACCAAGAGTCAGCGCACCGGAAGTCAACTCTGGAATGCCACATTTGCTTTCGAAAGTTCGGCGGCAAGCGCGCAGACAACCTGCAGAGACACCTCCAGACGAAACATTCACTGGAGGCTATGTATGAAGGACCACTTCCGTTCGGGCCGCTTTAA
- a CDS encoding Putative alpha/beta hydrolase-1, peptidase S33 tripeptidyl aminopeptidase-like protein, which yields MMSWKRVVTLALLGTRAAKAQKCTFDSITPSRDLVWCACEGQFFCAKLDVPLDYQKPDLGRAAIALVKLPAASESPDGEYRGMILINPGGPGASGVELALYNGSTIQSVAGSNYDVVGFDPRGVGLTEPRPNCSAGILLPRDGDLSQRDAPRFVDRYYQEFIDFGKELGERCQAQAGADTEAGPHMTSAVTARDMVSVVDAFAATPDGERAALNSSLLNYYGISYGTFLGQTFASMFPDRVGHLAIDGQVSPEGFQSNFTSNSVNHIDGVFGAFFVYCHAAGPACTYYSGSTAMDIFERWNASFVRLQARRAEDEGWSNATEIASALETLKYVILDAAVGPVGGFVRAADAFVDLEKALASGSLSTWTENTNLVFNFRGIEGYSSGNPEQSLGVMCSDQSNVLYGKSLEDIQPLILDLQDQSIVGDIWTTAMLGCLGWPIKSDDVFRGPYGGNTSHPLLFISNTFDPTTPIDNAIASIPNYANARSLTVDNMGVSRRISQTRCLRADFFKHSVAASGANFCAYGAIRSYFQDTMCGKEHYCPVETGPFGVLLNGTIQQNLETAGLSNLRSLY from the exons ATGATGTCCTGGAAGCGTGTCGTAACGCTTGCGCTGCTCGGTACACGAGCCGCAAAGGCTCAGAAATGTACATTTGACTCGATCACTCCATCTCGAGACCTCGTCTGGTGTGCATGTGAGGGTCAATTCTTCTGTGCTAAACTCGAT GTTCCCCTTGACTACCAGAAACCAGACCTGGGCAGAGCGGCTATCGCACTGGTCAAGCTCCCCGCCGCCTCTGAGTCCCCGGACGGCGAGTATCGCGGCATGATCCTCATCAACCCGGGAGGACCTGGCGCTTCTGGCGTTGAACTGGCCTTGTACAATGGTTCCACCATCCAATCTGTGGCCGGCTCAAATTACGACGTCGTAGGCTTTGACCCCCGAGGCGTCGGACTCACTGAGCCGCGACCCAACTGTTCCGCAGGCATACTGCTGCCCCGGGACGGTGATCTTTCTCAACGAGATGCCCCTCGGTTCGTCGATAGGTACTACCAGGAGTTCATCGACTTTggcaaggagctcggcgagcgGTGCCAGGCACAGGCCGGTGCCGATACCGAAGCCGGTCCGCACATGACCAGCGCGGTCACCGCTCGCGACATGGTCAGCGTCGTGGACGCCTTTGCTGCAACCCCCGACGGCGAGCGTGCAGCTCTGAACTCCAGCCTGCTGAATTACTACGGCATCAGCTACGGTACGTTCCTGGGTCAGACGTTCGCGTCAATGTTTCCCGACAGGGTCGGTCacctcgccatcgacggACAAGTTAGCCCGGAGGGGTTCCAGTCAAACTTCACTTCGAACAGCGTCAACCACATCGACGGCGTTTTCGGGGCCTTCTTCGTGTACTGCCACGCCGCCGGGCCTGCCTGTACCTATTACAGTGGAAGCACGGCGATGGATATCTTCGAGAGGTGGAACGCTTCGTTCGTGCGGCTCCAGGCACGAAGGGCAGAGGACGAAGGCTGGTCAAACGCCACGGAGATCGCCTCAGCACTGGAAACATTAAAATACGTCATTCTCGACGCGGCGGTTGGGCCGGTGGGCGGGTTCGTCAGGGCCGCGGATGCCTTCGTAGACTTGGAGAAGGCTCTTGCGTCGGGCTCTCTTTCAACTTGGACAGAGAATACCAACCTGGTATTTAACTTCAGGGGCATCGAGGGTTATTCAAGTGGGAACCCCGAACAATCTCTTGGTGTCATGTGCTCGGACCAAAGCAATGTTTTGTACGGGAAGTCGCTGGAGGATATTCAACCTCTCATCCTCGACCTACAAGACCAAAGCATTGTCGGAGATatctggacgacggcgatgcttGGGTGCCTCGGATGGCCCATCAAATCCGACGACGTGTTCCGCGGGCCGTATGGGGGCAACACCTCCCACCCGCTACTATTCATCAGCAACACTTTCGATCCCACCACACCCATCGACAA TGCCATCGCAAGTATCCCGAACTATGCCAACGCTCGGAGTCTCACTGTCGACAACATGGGTGTAAGTCGAAGAATCTCACAGACTAGATGCCTTCGTGCTGACTTCTTCAAGCATAGCGTTGCAGCATCCGGGGCCAACTTCTGTGCCTACGGCGCCATTCGGTCCTACTTCCAGGATACAATGTGTGGCAAGGAGCACTACTGCCCAGTTGAAACAGGACCGTTTGGCGTTTTGCTGAACGGCACCATCCAGCAGAACCTGGAAACGGCAGGGCTCTCCAACCTACGCAGCTTGTACTAA
- a CDS encoding Putative H/ACA ribonucleoprotein complex, subunit Gar1/Naf1 — protein sequence MSGFQIPGLGFAKPNEMLPPLPPDVLAAAASFEGIDTSNSTTQQKQEQTTNQNDDINMGENIETQSAPAPEAQSVAAPAPAPEQANSNEPEPEPMNVDDATEHPSLTDALEAMISGLDPTPPVQTRVAAQEAPAAPQDTSMSQPADGALAASAAAAEQPAGEGEHPEWEVDSSPYESSSDSSSDDSSSDEESETGGYQLLGVEETARMLMEMEGGSDDEGGNDASKAGGSGHLRTKNEVAVETVPKPDVVLAADDKIEELGLVDQIVENILVVKAFTPGEYQVLDTGSVLCTEDRKVFGVVWETIGKVLQPMYTVMLSTAEEIKEAGLAVGAKVYYPPAHAKYVFTQPLKSLKGSDASNIHDEEVAEDEMEFSDDEKEAEHKRQIKQKKKEARFGKGGAEGGRGRGGREPHPLRNEVSAPSVEGGLNYDDEDDGPYKPLARPPGFGQVPPTQQSFTTEPEPGRFGGRRGGRGDFRGRGDRGRGGRGRGRGGHGGRGDHRDGYSAPAHQRHSSSQQEGGQQQPQGQWGVNNGYPTPPPAQNYNPQQTAPAPTAPSFNFPFPGLPGQQGFPAVPPPPPGWPAQGGQSAQNPQGAYINPAFFAALLGQMQQGQGQQGGQQQQQQQGQQPPQQPPQPPHQWGAQPPPR from the coding sequence ATGTCGGGCTTTCAGATCCCTGGCCTGGGGTTCGCGAAACCCAACgagatgctgccgccgctaCCTCCCGATGTGCTTGCAGCAGCCGCCAGCTTCGAGGGTATCGacaccagcaacagcaccacccagcagaagcaggagcAAACGACGAACCAGAACGATGACATCAACATGGGGGAGAACATCGAAACCCAGTCCGCCCCTGCGCCAGAGGCGCAGTCCGTCGCCGCACCCGCACCTGCACCCGAGCAGGCCAACTCCAAtgagcctgagcctgagcccatgaacgtcgacgacgctACCGAGCACCCCTCCCTGACCGATGCCCTCGAAGCCATGATCAGCGGACTCGACCCAACTCCTCCCGTTCAAACCCGCGTAGCGGCTCAGGAAGCCCCCGCCGCGCCCCAAGACACCTCCATGTCCCAGCCAGCCGATGgagccctcgccgcctccgccgcggcAGCAGAACAACCAGCCGGTGAGGGCGAACACCCCGAGTGGGAGGTTGATTCTTCGCCCTACGAGTCCTCGTCCGATTCGAGCAGCGACGACTCCTCGTCCGACGAGGAGTCCGAGACTGGCGGCTAccagcttcttggcgtcgAAGAGACCGCCCGCATGctgatggagatggagggcggctcagacgacgagggcggaaACGACGCTAGCAAGGCGGGCGGATCGGGACACCTCCGGACGAAGaacgaggtcgccgtcgagactGTGCCCAAGCCCGACGTCGTGCTCGCCGCGGACGACAAgatcgaggagctcggcctcgtcgaccagatCGTCGAGAACATCCTGGTCGTCAAGGCCTTCACGCCCGGCGAATATCAGGTCCTTGACACGGGGTCCGTGCTCTGTACCGAGGACCGCAAGGTGTTCGGCGTCGTGTGGGAGACCATCGGCAAGGTGCTGCAGCCCATGTACACCGTCATGCTGTCGACCGCcgaggagatcaaggaggccggcctcgccgtcggcgccaagGTGTACTACCCGCCCGCGCACGCCAAGTACGTCTTCACCCAACCGCTCAAGAGCCTAAAGGGCTCCGACGCGAGCAACATCcatgacgaggaggtcgccgaggacgagatggagttctcggacgacgagaaggaggccgagcaCAAGAGGCAGATCaaacagaagaagaaggaggcgaggtttggcaagggcggcgccgagggcggccggggccggggcggtCGCGAGCCGCACCCGCTGCGGAACGAGGTCAGCGCGCCGTCTGTGGAGGGCGGTCTCAACtacgacgatgaggacgacggcccCTACAAGCCGCTTGCTCGCCCACCTGGTTTCGGTCAGGTGCCGCCGACACAGCAGAGCTTCACCACGGAGCCCGAGCCTGGCAGGTTCGGCGGAcgccgaggtggacgaggtgaCTTTAGGGGACGTGGCGACAGAGGCAGGGGAGGTCGCGGCCGCGGACGCGGCGGGCACGGAGGCAGGGGGGATCACAGAGATGGTTACTCCGCGCCGGCCCACCAGAGGCATTCCTCGTCACAACAGGAGGGCGGCCAACAACAGCCTCAAGGGCAATGGGGTGTCAACAATGGATAcccaacccctccccctgcgCAGAACTACAACCCGCAGCAGACCGCGCCGGCCCCGACAGCCCCCTCATTTAACTTTCCGTTCCCCGGACTTCCCGGACAGCAGGGCTTTCCCGCCgttccgccgccgccgcctggctGGCCGGCGCAGGGTGGTCAGTCGGCGCAGAACCCGCAGGGAGCGTACATCAACCCGGCGTTCTTTGCGGCGTTGCTGGGTCAGATGCAGCAGGGTCAGGGACAGCAAGGTggacaacagcagcaacagcagcaaggACAACAACCGCCTCAACAGCCGCCTCAGCCACCGCATCAATGGGGCGCCCAGCCGCCACCGCGGTAG
- a CDS encoding Putative SH3 domain-containing protein produces MAHHNHGHRHLPRNPDFWDDVGNTFKGLNPFASDDDSDSGSNRGKLKIRQDDDNDRPTPTPPANTRKGRSTVIKTIYQTVTDGDIRPAASSSTRLLVAESPLPTRTRSTSSDSSETTIARAGAPVIMTPETSSATADDSLSSSLPSVIEEPLSESIPTTLAIATDTPTFVRTTKPTVSGDGAGARVGASVISSASPSSTSTADESASAEPSGATKAGIAIGVLAGVLVVFLLVFFLFNRRKKQLEQQRLADEDEKSGGFGTAAAAATSQNPRAPRISLRPVTQFLPNLNIDKRASRGPAATMNANLAPAAAALGIRNPSQSGWDRPTTSQSANPANPFGAQAERINGPIAEESVSSLSLNEKPLPSVHVHETAPAPAANEPSGAVNGAAVAAGAAVAAGAGAVAAGGLTRKASTRKDGPKALDLTLPAPPAPLSTVPASPSGTTFSADSAGPGHQSSSSTGSAAIAAAGGPANTTVHRVQLDFRPSLEDEMELRAGQLVRLLHEYDDGWALCIRLDRSQQGVVPRTCLSTRPVKPRPPQAQGPPRGPPMGPGASRGPGPNFPPGQRPMTPQGGPHGGPPYPRSESPARPMGPGGHTQSPGPRYQGPPGQRPQSPSGMGGRKPSPPGPSRIPQPSRMNPSGPPNGPQNGPQAPPAQGRPGPPMGPVGRKPVPGQAV; encoded by the exons ATGGCTCATCACAACCATGGCCACAGGCACTTGCCTCGTAACCCCGACTTCTGGGACGACGTTGGAAACACCTTCAAGGGCCTGAATCCCTTCGcgtccgacgacgacagcgacagcggaAGCAATCGAGGTAAACTCAAGATCcgacaagacgacgacaatgatAGAcccacgcccacgccgcccgcTAATACGAGAAAAGGTCGGTCGACTGTTATCAAAACTATTTACCAGACCGTcaccgacggcgacatcCGCCCTGCCGCCAGCTCTTCAACGAGACTGCTCGTCGCCgaatcccccctccccacccgGACGAGGTCAACGTCGTCTGATTCGTCCGAGACTACCATCGCGAGGGCGGGCGCTCCTGTCATCATGACTCCCGAAACCTCGTCCGCCACGGCTGATGACTCACTgtcttcgtcgctgccttCAGTCATCGAGGAACCCCTTTCCGAGAGCATTCCCACCACTCTCGCCATCGCAACCGACACTCCAACTTTCGTCAGGACCACCAAGCCCACCGTGTCTGGTGATGGTGCCGGTGCCCGTGTCGGTGCCAGCGTcatctcctccgcctcgccgagctccacCTCGACCGCCGATGAGTCAGCCAGTGCTGAGCCCAGTGGTGCCACGAAAGCTGGCATTGCCATTGGTGTCTTGGCTGGTGTCCTCGTTGTCTTCctgctcgtcttcttcctcttcaaccgTCGCAAGAAGCAGTTGGAGCAGCAGCGCCTGGCAgatgaggacgagaagagcggcggcttcggaactgccgccgccgccgccactaGCCAGAACCCCCGCGCCCCTCGTATCAGTCTCCGTCCCGTCACTCAGTTCCTGCCTAATCTGAACATTGACAAGCGCGCCAGCAGAGGTCCAGCTGCCACCATGAACGCCAACCTggctcctgctgctgccgctctTGGTATCCGCAACCCTTCCCAGAGTGGCTGGGACAGGCCAACGACGAGCCAGAGTGCGAACCCCGCCAATCCGTTcggcgcccaggccgagaGAATCAACGGTCCAATTGCCGAGGAGTCTGTCAGTTCCCTGAGTCTCAATGAGAAACCCCTGCCCAGCGTTCACGTTCACGAAACTGCCCCTGCCCCCGCTGCGAATGAACCTTCTGGTGCAGTCAATGGTgcggctgttgctgctggcgccgccgttgctgccGGCGCtggtgccgtcgccgctggaGGCTTGACCCGCAAGGCGTCGACCCGCAAGGACGGCCCAAAGGCTCTCGATCTCACTCTGCCTGCCCCTCCCGCGCCCTTGTCCACGGTACCCGCCTCTCCTTCTGGAACCACCTTCAGCGCAGACTCTGCAGGGCCTGGTCACCAGTCTTCGAGTTCCACCGGCtctgccgccatcgccgctgCTGGTGGCCCCGCTAACACGACCGTTCACCGTGTACAGCTTGATTTCAGGCCCAGTCTCGAAGACGAGATGGAATTGAGAGCTGGTCAGCTTGTACGCCTGCTCCACGAGTATGACGACGGTTGG GCGCTTTGCATCCGCTTGGATAGATCCCAGCAGGGTGTCGTGCCTCGCACCTGCTTGTCCACTCGCCCCGTCAAGCCCAGACCTCCCCAGGCTCAAGGTCCTCCTCGTGGTCCCCCGATGGGCCCCGGTGCTTCGCGCGGTCCCGGTCCCAACTTTCCTCCTGGTCAGCGCCCTATGACGCCTCAGGGTGGTCCCCATGGCGGCCCGCCATATCCTCGCTCTGAgtcgcccgcccgccccaTGGGACCTGGCGGTCACACTCAGTCTCCGGGTCCCCGCTACCAAGGACCTCCAGGACAACGACCACAAAGTCCCAGCGGAATGGGAGGTCGGAAGCCGAGCCCTCCGGGACCTAGCAGAATCCCTCAGCCTAGCCGAATGAACCCCAGCGGCCCTCCGAATGGCCCCCAAAACGGACCTCAGGCCCCCCCGGCTCAGGGTCGTCCAGGCCCGCCCATGGGACCCGTCGGCCGTAAGCCCGTTCCCGGGCAGGCCGTGTAA